In Hymenobacter chitinivorans DSM 11115, a single window of DNA contains:
- a CDS encoding phytanoyl-CoA dioxygenase family protein, protein MRESLLQISSAETGRLGVRHLKRFWALARVRRQGQPVEVTEHDWRFDNLLLHGLGLALEETTQYLLQHAPEFEEFEQWILARNEGRLAPEQVERLNSVFSGQPYGPALLAHLHEIEAYPDVLSAEDLRFWDENGYVVVHGAVPREQAQATEAAVWQALGMRPAEPASWYEKTIGKGIMMEFYHHPTLAANRRTLRIQKAFAQLWQTPDLWTTTDRTSFNPPETVNLPFQGPRLHWDVSLQPPFHFGTQGLLYLCDTPAEQGAFCCVPGFHRQLETWLAHLPAGSDPRQVNLEAQAVPIAAQAGDFVIWHHFLPHGSSPNRGTYPRIVQYLNMYPVEFRETMQWR, encoded by the coding sequence ATGCGCGAATCCCTCCTCCAGATTAGCTCCGCCGAAACCGGCCGCCTCGGCGTGCGCCACCTCAAGCGGTTCTGGGCTCTGGCGCGGGTCCGGCGCCAGGGCCAGCCGGTGGAAGTAACCGAGCACGACTGGCGCTTCGACAACCTGTTGCTCCACGGGCTGGGGTTGGCTCTGGAAGAAACCACCCAGTACCTGCTGCAACATGCCCCGGAATTTGAGGAGTTTGAGCAGTGGATATTGGCCCGAAACGAGGGCCGGCTGGCTCCCGAGCAGGTGGAGCGCCTGAACAGCGTCTTTTCCGGCCAGCCCTACGGCCCGGCCCTGCTGGCGCATCTGCACGAAATCGAAGCGTATCCCGACGTGCTCAGCGCCGAGGATCTGCGCTTCTGGGACGAAAATGGCTACGTGGTGGTGCACGGCGCCGTGCCGCGGGAGCAGGCCCAGGCCACGGAGGCCGCGGTGTGGCAGGCCCTGGGCATGCGGCCCGCCGAGCCGGCGTCGTGGTACGAAAAGACCATCGGCAAGGGTATTATGATGGAGTTTTACCACCACCCCACCCTGGCGGCCAACCGGCGGACACTGCGAATTCAGAAAGCCTTTGCCCAGCTCTGGCAAACGCCCGACCTGTGGACCACCACCGACCGAACCAGCTTCAACCCGCCCGAAACGGTTAATCTGCCTTTCCAGGGGCCGCGCCTGCACTGGGACGTGAGTTTGCAGCCGCCCTTCCACTTCGGCACCCAGGGCCTGCTTTACCTCTGCGACACCCCCGCCGAGCAGGGCGCTTTCTGCTGCGTGCCCGGCTTCCACCGCCAGCTCGAAACCTGGCTGGCCCACTTGCCGGCCGGCTCCGACCCGCGGCAGGTGAATCTGGAGGCGCAGGCCGTGCCCATTGCCGCCCAGGCCGGCGACTTTGTCATCTGGCACCACTTTCTACCCCACGGCAGCAGCCCTAACCGCGGCACCTACCCCCGCATTGTGCAGTACCTGAACATGTACCCGGTGGAGTTTCGGGAAACGATGCAGTGGCGCTAA
- a CDS encoding fibronectin type III domain-containing protein, which translates to MQLTLLTAWRPRWRHVLPFVLSLLTTAASWAQVQTFPLRAYSFAASQGTYTPVPFVYETVQVKDITQDDNESRPFDIGFPFVFEGATYTRFVMDSNGWLSLTVGSATSSNNGFDLQGTRAYAPLFAPLWDDLHGRVGQAFFLTEGTAPNRVLTAEWRNWSWPRSAGDAQYPYSTISFQVKLYETTGVIQYCYRQEAGIPQTSELSATIGIRGNYLSFLSLSDASAAPTVSSTVSTNTINQRPATGQVYTFTPPTACPNPTSVTATATSQTTATVSFVPGANSPVSYKVQYFATSGNQSGTVTGTTSPVELTGLLPATTYQIMVFSTCSNGASSPGTQPAVYVTTLAPPNTNSSWTGAVSRAWDEPGNWSANLVPAATTNVLINATANQPIVTGRQVSGVVRLRPDATLTLTANSQLSASGYVSLPPGSSLVQAAGSTLAIGGYWNNNGATLTLDPTSTVSFWGSTPHDVGGGEPTTFQNLVVGDATPQDELNLTNAISVQHLLKTVQNSIVQVQTDGSLRLLDGAQVVRDADSFVAGSVTAEKLLPAAGRHFYAAPVRTATLAGLAAPGYAPVVNAAYNTSANPAAVVPYPTVFGFDQSRISTAVEPRADFETGFFSPTALTEVITPGLGYRLDTSTGALLAVTGPLNSSNITRSGLTRGTLPQSGYHLLGNPYPGVLDWDAVAGASTTTGLDAAIYTSQPNGTYRPYVNGIGAGRYVLPGQAFWVRVSAASTPASVTFTQAARYPDFFNAAAPPTTTEIRPLLQLSLAGATGPADEATVYFQPGATAGFDARFDATRLPTSGLPYLAWADAQPLAISGRPLLTDDDLTLPLTVGSPAAGTYSLTASRLLNLPPGTFAYLRDAQTGTNVNLAQQPTYSFTLGTTPTSTRFSVLLTRDTKLAVAPAALSKQVAVYPVPARNLAWLELPAALQSKPLQVALYNTLGQTVRTWNLPAAAQPHSLNLLGLAPGAYHLRLATSQGTVSKAVLVE; encoded by the coding sequence ATGCAGCTTACTTTACTTACCGCGTGGCGGCCCAGGTGGCGCCACGTGCTGCCGTTTGTGCTGAGCCTGCTCACCACTGCGGCCAGCTGGGCCCAGGTGCAAACATTTCCGCTCCGGGCGTATTCCTTTGCCGCTTCCCAGGGCACCTACACGCCGGTGCCTTTCGTGTATGAAACCGTCCAGGTAAAGGACATTACCCAGGACGACAATGAGTCGCGACCCTTCGACATCGGCTTCCCATTCGTGTTTGAGGGGGCAACCTATACGCGGTTCGTCATGGATTCCAACGGCTGGCTCAGCCTGACGGTGGGCTCGGCCACGTCGAGCAACAATGGGTTCGATTTGCAGGGCACCCGGGCCTACGCCCCGCTGTTTGCTCCGCTCTGGGACGACTTGCACGGCCGGGTAGGCCAAGCCTTTTTTCTAACGGAAGGCACCGCGCCCAACCGGGTGCTCACGGCCGAATGGCGCAACTGGAGCTGGCCCCGCTCGGCCGGCGATGCGCAATACCCCTACTCGACCATCTCCTTTCAGGTCAAGCTCTACGAAACCACCGGGGTGATTCAGTACTGCTACCGGCAGGAAGCGGGTATTCCGCAGACCAGTGAGCTGTCGGCCACCATCGGCATCCGGGGCAACTACCTTAGCTTTCTTTCCCTGAGTGATGCCTCGGCGGCGCCCACGGTGAGCAGCACCGTCTCGACCAACACCATCAATCAGCGCCCGGCCACGGGGCAGGTCTACACCTTCACCCCGCCCACGGCCTGCCCTAACCCCACCAGTGTCACGGCCACGGCTACTTCCCAGACCACGGCCACGGTAAGCTTCGTGCCGGGCGCCAACAGCCCGGTGAGTTACAAGGTGCAGTATTTTGCCACCTCCGGCAACCAGAGCGGCACCGTGACGGGCACTACCTCGCCGGTGGAGCTGACCGGCCTGCTGCCCGCCACCACGTATCAAATAATGGTGTTCAGCACGTGCAGCAACGGGGCCTCGTCGCCGGGTACTCAGCCTGCCGTGTATGTCACGACCCTGGCCCCGCCCAACACCAACTCTTCCTGGACCGGGGCCGTGAGCCGGGCCTGGGACGAGCCTGGCAACTGGAGCGCCAACCTAGTACCCGCGGCCACGACCAACGTGCTCATCAACGCCACCGCCAATCAGCCCATCGTGACGGGCCGGCAGGTGAGCGGGGTGGTGCGGCTGCGGCCCGACGCCACGCTCACGCTCACGGCCAACAGCCAGCTTAGTGCCAGCGGCTACGTGTCGCTGCCGCCCGGCAGCAGTCTAGTCCAGGCAGCGGGCAGCACCCTGGCCATTGGTGGCTACTGGAACAACAACGGCGCTACCCTCACCCTGGACCCCACCAGCACCGTGAGCTTCTGGGGCAGCACGCCCCACGACGTGGGCGGCGGGGAGCCGACCACCTTCCAGAACCTAGTGGTGGGCGACGCCACGCCCCAGGACGAGCTGAACCTGACCAACGCCATCAGCGTGCAGCATCTGCTCAAAACGGTGCAGAACTCCATCGTGCAGGTGCAAACCGACGGGTCGCTGCGCCTGCTCGACGGGGCCCAGGTGGTGCGCGACGCCGACAGCTTCGTGGCGGGCAGCGTCACGGCCGAAAAGCTGCTGCCGGCCGCCGGCCGTCACTTCTACGCGGCCCCGGTGCGCACCGCTACCCTGGCCGGCTTGGCCGCGCCGGGCTACGCGCCGGTGGTAAATGCCGCGTATAATACCAGTGCCAACCCCGCCGCCGTGGTGCCCTACCCCACCGTGTTTGGCTTCGACCAGAGCCGCATCAGCACCGCCGTCGAGCCGCGGGCCGATTTTGAAACCGGCTTCTTTTCCCCAACGGCCCTGACTGAAGTTATTACTCCCGGTCTGGGCTACCGCCTCGACACTAGTACGGGCGCCCTGCTGGCCGTCACGGGGCCGCTCAACTCCAGCAATATTACCCGTAGCGGCCTCACCCGAGGCACGTTGCCGCAGTCGGGCTACCACTTGCTGGGCAACCCCTACCCCGGCGTACTCGACTGGGACGCGGTGGCCGGCGCCAGCACCACGACCGGCCTGGACGCGGCCATTTACACCTCCCAGCCCAACGGCACCTACCGGCCCTACGTCAACGGTATCGGGGCGGGGCGCTACGTGTTGCCGGGGCAGGCTTTCTGGGTACGCGTGAGTGCCGCCAGCACGCCAGCCAGCGTTACCTTTACCCAAGCTGCCCGCTACCCCGACTTTTTCAACGCCGCCGCGCCGCCCACGACTACCGAAATCCGGCCCCTGCTCCAACTCAGCCTGGCCGGCGCCACCGGCCCCGCCGATGAAGCTACGGTTTACTTCCAGCCCGGGGCCACGGCCGGGTTTGATGCCCGCTTCGACGCCACCCGCCTACCGACCAGCGGTCTACCTTACCTGGCCTGGGCCGACGCCCAGCCCCTGGCCATCAGTGGCCGCCCCCTGCTGACCGATGACGACCTGACGCTGCCGCTCACTGTGGGCAGCCCGGCCGCGGGTACGTACTCCCTTACGGCCTCCCGCCTGCTTAACCTGCCCCCCGGCACTTTCGCCTACTTGCGCGACGCCCAGACCGGGACCAACGTTAATTTGGCCCAGCAGCCCACTTACTCGTTTACGCTGGGCACCACGCCCACCAGCACCCGGTTTTCCGTGCTCCTGACCCGCGACACGAAGCTGGCAGTGGCTCCCGCGGCTCTGAGCAAGCAGGTGGCCGTGTACCCCGTGCCGGCCCGCAACCTTGCCTGGCTGGAGCTGCCGGCCGCGCTGCAGAGTAAGCCGCTGCAGGTGGCGCTGTACAACACCCTGGGTCAGACGGTGCGCACCTGGAACCTGCCCGCTGCCGCCCAGCCCCACTCCCTGAACCTGCTGGGCCTGGCCCCCGGAGCTTACCACCTGCGGCTAGCTACCAGCCAGGGCACGGTGAGTAAGGCAGTGCTGGTGGAGTAG
- the aspS gene encoding aspartate--tRNA ligase: MLRTHTCGELRPDHIGQTVTLTGWVQRTRDKGGILWIDLRDRYGLTQLALEEGVETEEVRAQARELGREYVLSVTGKVAERHSKNDKMPTGGIEIRVEKLDVLNPAKLPPFLIEDETDGGDDLRMKYRYLDLRRNTVRNNLMLRHRVAQATRRFLDGQQFIEVETPVLIKSTPEGARDFVVPSRMNPGEFYALPQSPQTFKQLLMVSGFDRYFQIVKCFRDEDLRADRQPEFTQIDCEMSFVTQEDILNTFEGLVQYLFKEVKGLEIGELPRMTYADAMRYYGNDKPDTRFEMKFVELNDVVKGQGFPVFDAAGLVVGINAHNSAMYTRKQLDELTEFVKKPQVGATGLVYARVEADGNVKSSVDKFYSQDELQKWKAAFNAQPGDLLLILAGEPNKTRKALSELRLEMGQRMGLRDKDVFSPLWVVDFPLLEYIEEEGRYFAMHHPFTSPKPEDVALLDNPDTIGEVRANAYDMVINGVEVGGGSIRIHDRAVQARMFSLLGFSDEEAKAQFGFLLDAFEYGAPPHGGIAFGFDRLCSLFGGADSIRDFIAFPKNNSGRDVMIDSPSPISGAQLKELSIATAVEKK, translated from the coding sequence ATGCTCCGTACGCACACTTGCGGCGAACTTCGCCCCGACCATATTGGCCAAACCGTAACCCTGACCGGCTGGGTGCAGCGCACCCGCGACAAGGGCGGCATCCTCTGGATTGACCTGCGCGACCGGTACGGCCTGACGCAGCTGGCCCTGGAAGAAGGCGTCGAAACCGAAGAGGTGCGGGCCCAGGCCCGGGAGCTGGGCCGCGAATACGTGCTCAGTGTGACGGGCAAAGTAGCCGAGCGCCACTCCAAAAATGACAAGATGCCCACCGGCGGCATCGAAATCCGGGTCGAGAAGCTCGACGTGCTCAACCCGGCCAAGCTGCCGCCCTTCCTGATTGAGGACGAAACCGACGGCGGCGACGACCTGCGGATGAAGTACCGCTACCTCGACCTGCGCCGCAACACGGTGCGCAACAACCTGATGCTGCGCCACCGCGTGGCCCAGGCCACCCGCCGCTTCCTCGACGGCCAGCAGTTTATCGAAGTCGAGACGCCAGTGCTGATCAAGAGCACGCCCGAAGGTGCCCGCGACTTTGTGGTGCCCTCGCGCATGAACCCCGGCGAATTCTACGCCCTGCCCCAGTCGCCCCAGACCTTCAAGCAGCTGCTGATGGTGTCGGGCTTCGACCGGTACTTCCAGATTGTGAAGTGCTTCCGCGACGAGGACCTGCGGGCCGACCGGCAGCCGGAGTTCACTCAGATTGACTGCGAAATGTCGTTTGTGACTCAGGAAGACATCCTGAATACCTTCGAAGGCCTGGTGCAGTATCTGTTCAAGGAAGTGAAGGGCCTGGAAATCGGGGAGCTGCCCCGCATGACCTACGCCGACGCCATGCGCTACTACGGCAACGACAAGCCCGACACGCGCTTCGAAATGAAGTTCGTGGAGCTCAACGACGTGGTCAAAGGCCAGGGCTTTCCTGTATTCGACGCGGCCGGCCTCGTCGTAGGTATCAACGCCCACAACTCGGCCATGTACACCCGCAAGCAGCTCGATGAGCTGACCGAGTTTGTGAAGAAGCCCCAGGTGGGCGCCACCGGCCTGGTGTACGCCCGCGTGGAAGCCGACGGCAACGTGAAGTCGTCGGTGGATAAGTTCTATTCCCAGGACGAGCTGCAGAAGTGGAAAGCCGCTTTCAACGCCCAGCCCGGCGACCTGCTGCTGATCTTGGCCGGGGAGCCGAATAAAACCCGCAAGGCCCTGAGCGAGCTACGGCTGGAAATGGGGCAGCGCATGGGTTTGCGCGACAAGGACGTGTTTTCGCCGCTGTGGGTCGTGGATTTCCCGCTGCTCGAGTACATCGAGGAGGAAGGCCGCTACTTCGCCATGCACCATCCCTTCACTTCGCCCAAGCCCGAGGACGTGGCCCTGCTCGACAACCCCGACACCATCGGCGAGGTGCGGGCCAATGCCTACGATATGGTTATCAACGGCGTGGAAGTGGGCGGCGGCTCCATCCGCATCCATGACCGGGCCGTGCAGGCGCGCATGTTCAGCCTGCTCGGCTTCAGTGACGAAGAGGCCAAGGCCCAGTTCGGCTTCCTGCTCGACGCCTTCGAGTACGGCGCCCCGCCCCACGGCGGCATTGCCTTCGGCTTCGACCGGCTCTGCAGCCTCTTCGGCGGCGCCGACTCGATTCGGGACTTCATTGCCTTCCCCAAGAACAATTCCGGCCGCGACGTCATGATTGACTCGCCCTCGCCCATTTCCGGCGCCCAGCTCAAGGAATTGAGCATTGCCACGGCGGTGGAGAAGAAGTAA
- a CDS encoding nucleoside deaminase, producing MFSDEHYMREALKQARYALQEEEIPIGAVVVMDKQIIARAYNQTEKLRDVTAHAEMLALTAAANYVGNKYLADCTLYVTVEPCVMCAGASFWAQVKRVVYGAPEEKRGFRRHGNLLHPRTELVAGILAEEAAALMREFFAQRRK from the coding sequence ATGTTTTCCGACGAGCACTACATGCGCGAGGCGCTGAAGCAGGCGCGCTACGCGCTGCAGGAGGAAGAAATTCCGATTGGGGCGGTGGTTGTCATGGACAAGCAGATTATTGCCCGGGCCTACAACCAGACCGAGAAGCTGCGCGACGTAACGGCCCACGCCGAAATGCTGGCCCTGACGGCGGCGGCCAACTACGTGGGCAACAAGTACCTGGCCGACTGCACCCTCTACGTCACGGTGGAGCCCTGCGTGATGTGCGCCGGGGCCTCGTTCTGGGCCCAGGTGAAGCGCGTGGTGTACGGGGCGCCGGAGGAAAAACGCGGCTTCCGGCGGCACGGCAACCTTTTGCACCCCCGCACCGAGTTGGTAGCGGGCATCCTGGCGGAGGAGGCGGCGGCACTGATGCGGGAGTTTTTCGCGCAACGCCGTAAATAA
- a CDS encoding superoxide dismutase — MAFELPQLPYAYDALEPHIDAQTMEIHHSKHHQAYVTNLNNAIAGTELEGKSLEELMHSIASAPAAVRNNGGGHWNHSLFWTILGPNGGGEPTGAIGEAITSAFGSYDKFKEEFTKAATTRFGSGWAWLCKQADGSVQICSTPNQDNPLMPDTGCKGTPVLGLDVWEHAYYLKYQNRRPDYIAAFYNAINWDEVNRRFAEAG; from the coding sequence ATGGCTTTCGAACTGCCCCAACTGCCTTACGCCTACGACGCGCTAGAGCCCCACATCGACGCGCAGACGATGGAAATTCACCACAGCAAGCACCATCAGGCCTACGTTACCAACCTCAACAACGCCATTGCCGGCACCGAGCTGGAGGGCAAGAGCCTGGAAGAACTGATGCACAGCATTGCCTCGGCCCCGGCCGCAGTGCGCAACAACGGTGGTGGCCACTGGAACCACTCCCTGTTCTGGACCATTCTGGGCCCCAACGGCGGCGGGGAGCCTACCGGCGCCATCGGCGAAGCCATTACCTCGGCTTTCGGCTCCTACGATAAGTTCAAGGAAGAATTCACCAAAGCCGCTACCACGCGCTTCGGCTCGGGCTGGGCGTGGCTCTGCAAGCAGGCCGACGGCTCGGTGCAGATCTGCTCGACGCCTAACCAGGACAACCCGCTCATGCCCGACACCGGCTGCAAAGGCACGCCCGTCCTGGGCCTCGACGTGTGGGAGCACGCCTACTACCTCAAGTACCAGAACCGCCGCCCCGACTACATTGCGGCTTTCTACAACGCCATCAACTGGGACGAAGTAAACCGCCGCTTCGCCGAGGCCGGCTAA
- a CDS encoding winged helix-turn-helix domain-containing protein has protein sequence MAAPFEDLDPLLHSQLRLAVMSLLLSVREAEFTFLKEKTGATAGNLSVQIGKLKDAGYLTMTKEFSGSYPLTRCAITPQGVAAFEAYVQALQRYLKPPDSA, from the coding sequence GTGGCCGCGCCGTTTGAAGACCTCGACCCGCTGCTGCACTCCCAGCTTCGGCTGGCTGTCATGTCGCTCTTGCTGAGCGTGCGGGAGGCCGAATTCACTTTTCTGAAGGAGAAGACCGGGGCTACTGCCGGCAACCTGAGCGTGCAGATTGGCAAGCTCAAGGACGCGGGCTACCTAACCATGACCAAGGAATTCAGCGGCAGCTACCCGCTCACGCGCTGCGCCATTACGCCCCAGGGCGTGGCGGCCTTCGAGGCCTATGTGCAGGCCCTGCAGCGCTACCTCAAGCCCCCGGACTCGGCGTAG
- a CDS encoding nucleoside permease — MSTKLRLTILSFLQFFIWGSWLITIGAYWFQTKQWSGAQFGAIFSTMGIASIFMPSLMGIIADKWVNAEKLYGILHILGGVVLCTVPLVTDPGTMFWVMLLNMIFYMPTLALSIAVSYSVLKRQGLDVVKDYPPIRVWGTIGFIVAMWTVSLLGIEKSASQFYVAAGAALLLGIYSFTLPACPPPSKDTPSRSLVDAMGLKSFALLRDSKMLIFFLFALLLGAALQLTNAYGDTFLHDFDKNPAYQDTFAVKYPAIIMSISQVSETLFILAIPFFLRRFGIKQVMLFSMIAWVLRFGLLAYGTPDNPGIWLIILSCIVYGMAFDFFNISGSLFVETQTTSSIRASAQGLFMMMTNGFGAVLGSLVSGVVIERYFTYADQSKNWHGIWLSFSAYALVIAVLFVVLFKHKHNPQEALDDAHTEPVLSVEQA; from the coding sequence ATGAGTACGAAGTTGCGTCTCACTATCCTGAGCTTCCTACAGTTTTTTATCTGGGGCTCGTGGCTGATTACCATTGGCGCGTACTGGTTTCAGACCAAGCAGTGGTCGGGCGCCCAGTTCGGCGCTATTTTTTCCACCATGGGCATTGCGTCCATCTTCATGCCCTCCCTGATGGGCATCATAGCCGATAAATGGGTGAATGCCGAGAAGCTCTACGGCATTCTGCACATTCTGGGCGGCGTGGTGCTCTGCACCGTCCCCCTGGTCACGGACCCCGGCACCATGTTCTGGGTGATGCTGCTGAACATGATTTTCTACATGCCCACGCTGGCTTTGTCCATTGCCGTGTCGTACTCGGTGCTCAAGCGCCAGGGCCTCGACGTGGTGAAAGATTACCCGCCCATCCGGGTGTGGGGCACCATCGGCTTCATCGTGGCCATGTGGACGGTCAGTTTGCTGGGCATCGAGAAATCGGCCAGTCAGTTCTACGTAGCCGCCGGCGCGGCTCTTCTGCTGGGCATCTACTCCTTTACGCTGCCCGCCTGCCCGCCGCCCTCCAAGGACACGCCGAGCCGCTCCCTGGTGGATGCTATGGGCCTGAAGTCGTTTGCCCTGCTGCGCGACAGTAAGATGCTCATCTTCTTCCTGTTTGCCCTGCTGCTGGGCGCGGCCCTGCAGCTCACCAATGCCTACGGCGACACTTTTCTGCACGACTTCGATAAGAACCCAGCCTACCAGGACACGTTTGCGGTGAAGTATCCGGCCATTATCATGTCCATTTCGCAGGTTTCCGAGACGCTGTTCATCCTGGCCATTCCCTTCTTTTTGCGCCGCTTCGGTATCAAACAGGTGATGCTCTTTAGCATGATAGCCTGGGTGCTGCGCTTTGGCCTGCTGGCCTACGGCACCCCCGACAACCCCGGCATCTGGCTCATTATCCTCTCGTGCATCGTTTACGGCATGGCCTTCGACTTCTTCAATATCTCGGGCTCCCTGTTCGTCGAAACCCAGACTACGTCCTCTATTCGCGCCAGTGCCCAGGGCTTGTTTATGATGATGACCAACGGCTTTGGCGCCGTGCTGGGCAGCTTGGTGAGCGGGGTGGTTATTGAGCGTTACTTCACCTACGCCGACCAAAGCAAGAACTGGCACGGCATCTGGCTGTCGTTTTCGGCCTACGCCCTGGTTATTGCCGTGCTGTTTGTAGTGCTCTTCAAGCACAAACACAACCCCCAGGAAGCTCTGGACGACGCCCACACCGAACCGGTGCTGTCGGTCGAACAGGCCTAG
- a CDS encoding nucleoside-diphosphate kinase: protein MATNRTFTMIKPDAVQDNHIGGILQMIEEGGFRIVSLKKVQLTAERAGEFYAVHKERPFYGDLVKYMSSGPIVAAILEKDNAVADFRTLIGATNPAQAAEGTIRKKYAKSIEANAVHGSDSDENAQIEGDFYFSADEQF, encoded by the coding sequence ATGGCAACTAACCGCACGTTCACGATGATTAAGCCCGACGCGGTGCAAGACAACCACATTGGTGGCATCCTGCAGATGATCGAAGAGGGTGGCTTCCGCATCGTTTCCCTGAAAAAAGTCCAGCTGACGGCCGAGCGCGCCGGCGAATTCTACGCCGTGCACAAGGAGCGTCCCTTCTACGGCGACCTGGTGAAGTACATGTCGTCGGGTCCTATCGTAGCGGCCATCCTGGAGAAGGACAACGCCGTAGCCGATTTCCGCACCCTGATTGGGGCTACCAACCCAGCCCAGGCCGCGGAAGGCACTATCCGGAAGAAATACGCCAAGAGCATCGAAGCCAACGCCGTGCACGGCTCCGACTCCGACGAAAACGCCCAGATCGAAGGCGACTTCTACTTCTCGGCCGACGAGCAGTTCTAG
- a CDS encoding DHH family phosphoesterase, with product MSTISELKELLAQPRQIFITTHHKPDADALGSSLGLAGYLRKKGHHVTVVTPSDYPNFLSWMPGNDEVIVYEPRQNDAQVREIIGTAEVIFCLDFSCLGRINEMGDYIRTAPGTKVLIDHHLEPEQFADLDFSNPKAAATAELVFEVIRDLGDQDMIDVGIGESLYAGIMTDTGSFRHPSTSRNVHLIIAELLNAGIDLSSVHRRIYDSHSEMRLRFLGFVLKDKLTVLREYNTAYIAITQDELRQYQSKTGDTEGLVNFALSIEGVVFAAVLIDRGQAVKISFRSVGDFSVNEFARKNFNGGGHHNAAGGISHEPLEPTVQRFLELLPDYQTQLVTAPLAVAPPSV from the coding sequence ATGTCCACTATCAGCGAACTGAAGGAGCTGCTCGCGCAGCCCCGGCAGATTTTCATCACCACGCACCACAAGCCCGACGCCGACGCTCTCGGCTCGTCGCTGGGTTTGGCGGGCTACCTCCGCAAAAAAGGCCACCACGTCACCGTTGTCACGCCTTCCGATTACCCCAACTTCCTGTCGTGGATGCCCGGCAACGACGAGGTAATCGTGTATGAGCCGCGGCAGAACGACGCGCAAGTCCGCGAGATTATCGGCACGGCCGAGGTCATTTTCTGCCTCGACTTCAGCTGCCTGGGCCGCATCAACGAGATGGGCGACTACATCCGGACCGCGCCCGGCACCAAGGTCCTCATCGACCACCACCTGGAGCCCGAGCAGTTTGCCGACCTCGACTTTTCGAACCCCAAAGCGGCGGCCACGGCCGAGCTGGTGTTCGAAGTAATTCGGGATTTGGGCGACCAGGACATGATTGACGTGGGTATTGGCGAGAGCCTTTATGCCGGCATCATGACCGACACGGGCTCGTTTCGCCACCCCAGCACCTCGCGCAACGTGCATTTGATTATTGCCGAGCTGCTGAACGCCGGCATCGACCTCTCGTCGGTGCACCGCCGCATCTACGACTCGCACTCCGAAATGCGTCTGCGCTTTCTGGGCTTCGTGCTCAAGGACAAGCTCACGGTGCTGCGCGAGTACAATACGGCCTACATTGCCATTACCCAGGACGAGCTGCGCCAGTACCAGTCCAAAACCGGCGACACCGAGGGCCTCGTGAACTTCGCGCTCAGCATTGAGGGCGTCGTATTTGCCGCCGTGCTCATCGACCGGGGGCAGGCCGTGAAGATTTCCTTCCGCTCGGTGGGTGACTTCTCCGTCAACGAGTTTGCCCGCAAAAACTTCAACGGCGGCGGCCACCACAATGCGGCCGGCGGCATCAGCCACGAGCCCCTGGAGCCCACCGTACAGCGCTTCCTGGAGCTGCTGCCCGACTACCAGACCCAGCTCGTGACGGCGCCTTTGGCGGTTGCGCCCCCTTCGGTGTAA